In Notolabrus celidotus isolate fNotCel1 chromosome 8, fNotCel1.pri, whole genome shotgun sequence, a genomic segment contains:
- the rpl39 gene encoding 60S ribosomal protein L39 isoform X2 — protein sequence MSSHKTFRIKRFLAKKQKQNRPIPQWIRMKTGNKIRYNSKRRHWRRTKLGL from the exons ATG TCGTCCCACAAGACTTTCAGGATTAAGCGCTTCCTCGCCAAGAAGCAGAAACAGAACAGGCCCATTCCTCAGTGGATCAGAATGAAGACTGGAAACAAGATCAG GTACAACTCCAAGAGGAGACACTGGAGGAGGACCAAGCTGGGTCTGTAA
- the rpl39 gene encoding 60S ribosomal protein L39 isoform X1, translating to MCISVVLQESSSHKTFRIKRFLAKKQKQNRPIPQWIRMKTGNKIRYNSKRRHWRRTKLGL from the exons ATGTGTATCTCAGTAGTGCTTCAGGAATCT TCGTCCCACAAGACTTTCAGGATTAAGCGCTTCCTCGCCAAGAAGCAGAAACAGAACAGGCCCATTCCTCAGTGGATCAGAATGAAGACTGGAAACAAGATCAG GTACAACTCCAAGAGGAGACACTGGAGGAGGACCAAGCTGGGTCTGTAA
- the sowahd gene encoding LOW QUALITY PROTEIN: ankyrin repeat domain-containing protein SOWAHD (The sequence of the model RefSeq protein was modified relative to this genomic sequence to represent the inferred CDS: inserted 4 bases in 4 codons; deleted 2 bases in 1 codon; substituted 1 base at 1 genomic stop codon) produces MYDSRSNDAGAQPAVSKADAHSTSRSRQGSVVERLSKYGMGIPGAFQQRRSRLQRQREVTDSPAPEDLQREVPERSSLTPAMRKKYLKELLLSNPSHSAFSSVLSSQTDSVSEEQDIDWALYPLEHAWMLNAVEGSYETIWSSSQRTPYLLTRKDFISGYSVLHWLAXRGQDDTLVKLLRFAEGAGILXMLNVRGSGGLTPLHVASMHRQYMVIKLLVGAFSANIDAMDYNGRRPWQYLGGDAPQEMKELLGTWDDEHSSGGVQNDNKNCNXNSPSAVNMXAHDEVDGGAKARGEELFDRTRRGGSWXFGSLRKLLPSFSFLGTRAEWIWGQSFENMTFQIQ; encoded by the exons ATGTATGACAGCAGATCGAATGATGCTGGAGCTCAACCAGCTGTCAGCAAAGCGGACGCCCACAGCACCAGTAGGTCCAGACAAGGCAGCGTTGTGGAGCGACTTTCGAAGTATGGCATG GGCATACCGGGTGCTTTCCAGCAGCGTAGGTCGAGgctgcagaggcagagagaggtcaCTGACAGCCCTGCGCCGGAGGACCTCCAGAGAGAGGTTCCGGAGAGAAGCTCGCTCACACCCGCTATGCGTAAGAAGTACCTGAAAGAGCTGCTCCTGAGCAATCCATCTCATAGCGCGTTCAGCAGCGTGCTGTCATCGCAAACTGACAGCGTGTCCGAGGAGCAGGACATAGACTGGGCTCTGTACCCGCTGGAACACGCGTGGATGCTGAACGCAGTAGAGGGGAGCTATGAAACCATCTGGAGTTCATCTCAGCGGACCCCGTATCTCCTTACCAGGAAGGATTTTATCAGCGGATACTCCGTCCTGCACTGGCTAG AAAGAGGACAGGACGATACTCTGGTCAAACTTCTGCGGTTCGCAGAGGGTGCAGGGATCCTGTGAATGTTGAACGTGCGGGGCAGCGGCGGGTTGACCCCGCTGCACGTCGCCAGCATGCACAGACAGTACATGGTCATCAAGCTGCTGGTGGGGGCTTTCAGTGCCAACATCGATGCCATGGACTACAACGGAAGGAGACCCTGGCAGTATCTGGGGGGAGACGCCCCGCAGGAGATGAAGGAGCTGCTGGGGACCTGGGACGATGAGCACAGCTCCGGGGGGgtacaaaatgacaacaaaaactGCA ATAACAGCCCGAGCGCAGTGAACA GCGCACATGATGAGGTGGATGGTGGAGCAAAGGCAAGAGGTGAGGAACTCTTTGATCGGACAAGGAGGGGGGGCAGCT AGTTTGGGTCTCTGAGGAAGCTGCTACCATCCTTTTCATTTCTAGGAACAAGAGCTGAGTGGATATGGGGACAATCCTTTGAAAATATGACATTCCAAATTCAGTGA
- the pttg1 gene encoding securin, translated as MAHIIFAERENARLHPSSLKMRQRLQSAPEKLLKSPITAKTFSTPLPSGRKALGTVNKKIATPAVNTQEKKILKQETKVKQAPTTKVEEYPEIEKFIPYDPLEFEKYSVPEDLIRLSGFALPGLASFPQALYPCEEELEIDPLPNRSPVKMPKLPDHCSALDAFLQTLDELTVEFPLNLILNEFFFYHICVFFKDCILLK; from the exons ATGGCGCACATAATctttgcagagagagaaaatgcaCGCCTTCATCCATCCTCTCTGAAGATGCGACAGCGACTTCAGTCTGCTCCAG AGAAACTCTTGAAATCTCCAATCACTGCCAAAACCTTTTCCACTCCTCTGCCATCTGGTCGTAAAGCTTTGGGGACAGTAAACAAAAAGATCGCAACTCCTGCCGTCAACACACAAGAGAAGAAAATCCTTAAGCAG GAAACTAAAGTCAAACAGGCTCCTACAACCAAAGTGGAGGAGTATCCAGAAATTGAGAAGTTTATCCCTTATGACCCACTAG AGTTTGAAAAGTACAGCGTACCTGAAGATTTGATTCGTCTCAGTGGATTTGCTCTGCCTGGGCTGGCTTCTTTCCCACAAGCTCTATATCCGTGCGAGGAGGAACTGGAGATTGATCCGCTTCCAAATCGGTCACCTGTTAAGATGCCAAAACTTCCAG ATCATTGCTCAGCGCTTGACGCTTTTCTCCAAACACTTGATGAGCTGACCGTGGAATTTCCCCTGAATCTGATTTtgaatgaattttttttttaccacatttgtgttttttttaaagactgcaTTTTActgaaataa
- the sept6 gene encoding septin-6 isoform X1 — MASTEIARQAGEGARAVPLAGHVGFDSMPDQLVNKSVNHGFCFNILCVGETGLGKSTLMDTLFNTKFEGEPTQHSQPGVTLKSNTYELQESNVRLKLTVVNTVGFGDQINKEDSYKPIVEFIDAQFEAYLQEELKIKRTLHSYHDTRIHACLYFIAPTGHSLKSLDLVTMKKLDSKVNIVPIVAKSDAISKSELAKFKIKITSELVSNGVQIYQFPTDDESVAEINSTMNSHLPFAVVGSTEEVKIGNKMVKARQYPWGTVQVENENHCDFVKLREMLIRVNMEDLREQTHTRHYELYRRCKLEEMGFKDTDPDSKPFSLQETYEAKRNEFMGELQKKEEEMRQMFVQRVKEKEAELKEAEKELHEKFDRLKKLHQDEKKKLEDKKKSLDDELNMFKQKKTAAELLQNQAQQAGGSTTLKRDKERKNFF; from the exons ATGGCGTCTACGGAGATAGCGAGACAGGCG ggTGAAGGTGCACGTGCTGTCCCCCTGGCCGGCCATGTTGGCTTTGACAGCATGCCTGACCAGCTGGTCAATAAGTCTGTCAACCACGGATTTTGTTTTAACATCCTCTGTGTCG GCGAGACGGGTCTGGGGAAGTCCACCCTGATGGACACACTGTTCAACACCAAGTTCGAGGGTGAGCCCACCCAGCACAGCCAGCCGGGAGTCACGCTCAAGTCCAACACCTATGAACTTCAGGAGAGCAACGTGCGCCTCAAACTCACCGTCGTTAACACCGTGGGCTTCGGGGACCAGATAAACAAAGAAGACAG TTACAAGCCTATCGTGGAGTTCATTGACGCCCAGTTTGAGGCATATCTACAGGAGGAGCTGAAGATTAAACGCACGCTACACAGCTACCACGACACCCGCATCCACGCATGTCTCTACTTCATCGCCCCCACGGGACACTCGCTCAAATCTCTGGATTTGGTGACCATGAAGAAACTTGATAGCAAG GTCAATATTGTTCCAATCGTTGCCAAATCAGACGCCATCTCCAAGAGCGAGCTGGCCAagttcaaaatcaaaatcaccaGTGAGCTGGTCAGCAACGGAGTACAGATCTACCAGTTCCCCACTGATGATGAGTCTGTCGCCGAGATCAACTCCACCATGAAC AGCCATTTGCCATTCGCTGTCGTGGGGAGCACAGAGGAAGTGAAGATTGGGAACAAGATGGTGAAGGCCAGGCAGTACCCCTGGGGGACAGTGCAGG TTGAAAATGAGAATCACTGTGACTTCGTCAAACTGCGAGAAATGCTAATCAGAGTGAACATGGAAGACCTGCGAGAGCAGACCCACACGCGTCACTACGAGCTCTACCGTCGCTGCAAACTAGAGGAGATGGGCTTTAAGGACACAGATCCTGACAGCAAGCCCTTCAG TCTTCAGGAGACTTATGAGGCAAAGAGGAACGAGTTCATGGGCGAGCtgcagaagaaagaagaagagatgagacAAATGTTCGTCCAAAGAGTCAAAGAGAAAGAGGCTGAGCTCaaagaagcagagaaagag CTGCATGAGAAGTTTGACCGCTTGAAGAAGCTTCACCAGGACGAGAAAAAGAAGCTTGAGGACAAGAAGAAGTCCCTGGACGACGAGCTGAACATgttcaaacagaaaaagactgcTGCAGAGCTCTTGCAGAACCAGGCGCAGCAGGCAGGAGGCTCCACCACGCTCAAGAgggacaaagagaggaaaaa CTTCTTTTAA
- the sept6 gene encoding septin-6 isoform X2: MASTEIARQAGEGARAVPLAGHVGFDSMPDQLVNKSVNHGFCFNILCVGETGLGKSTLMDTLFNTKFEGEPTQHSQPGVTLKSNTYELQESNVRLKLTVVNTVGFGDQINKEDSYKPIVEFIDAQFEAYLQEELKIKRTLHSYHDTRIHACLYFIAPTGHSLKSLDLVTMKKLDSKVNIVPIVAKSDAISKSELAKFKIKITSELVSNGVQIYQFPTDDESVAEINSTMNSHLPFAVVGSTEEVKIGNKMVKARQYPWGTVQVENENHCDFVKLREMLIRVNMEDLREQTHTRHYELYRRCKLEEMGFKDTDPDSKPFSLQETYEAKRNEFMGELQKKEEEMRQMFVQRVKEKEAELKEAEKELHEKFDRLKKLHQDEKKKLEDKKKSLDDELNMFKQKKTAAELLQNQAQQAGGSTTLKRDKERKN; the protein is encoded by the exons ATGGCGTCTACGGAGATAGCGAGACAGGCG ggTGAAGGTGCACGTGCTGTCCCCCTGGCCGGCCATGTTGGCTTTGACAGCATGCCTGACCAGCTGGTCAATAAGTCTGTCAACCACGGATTTTGTTTTAACATCCTCTGTGTCG GCGAGACGGGTCTGGGGAAGTCCACCCTGATGGACACACTGTTCAACACCAAGTTCGAGGGTGAGCCCACCCAGCACAGCCAGCCGGGAGTCACGCTCAAGTCCAACACCTATGAACTTCAGGAGAGCAACGTGCGCCTCAAACTCACCGTCGTTAACACCGTGGGCTTCGGGGACCAGATAAACAAAGAAGACAG TTACAAGCCTATCGTGGAGTTCATTGACGCCCAGTTTGAGGCATATCTACAGGAGGAGCTGAAGATTAAACGCACGCTACACAGCTACCACGACACCCGCATCCACGCATGTCTCTACTTCATCGCCCCCACGGGACACTCGCTCAAATCTCTGGATTTGGTGACCATGAAGAAACTTGATAGCAAG GTCAATATTGTTCCAATCGTTGCCAAATCAGACGCCATCTCCAAGAGCGAGCTGGCCAagttcaaaatcaaaatcaccaGTGAGCTGGTCAGCAACGGAGTACAGATCTACCAGTTCCCCACTGATGATGAGTCTGTCGCCGAGATCAACTCCACCATGAAC AGCCATTTGCCATTCGCTGTCGTGGGGAGCACAGAGGAAGTGAAGATTGGGAACAAGATGGTGAAGGCCAGGCAGTACCCCTGGGGGACAGTGCAGG TTGAAAATGAGAATCACTGTGACTTCGTCAAACTGCGAGAAATGCTAATCAGAGTGAACATGGAAGACCTGCGAGAGCAGACCCACACGCGTCACTACGAGCTCTACCGTCGCTGCAAACTAGAGGAGATGGGCTTTAAGGACACAGATCCTGACAGCAAGCCCTTCAG TCTTCAGGAGACTTATGAGGCAAAGAGGAACGAGTTCATGGGCGAGCtgcagaagaaagaagaagagatgagacAAATGTTCGTCCAAAGAGTCAAAGAGAAAGAGGCTGAGCTCaaagaagcagagaaagag CTGCATGAGAAGTTTGACCGCTTGAAGAAGCTTCACCAGGACGAGAAAAAGAAGCTTGAGGACAAGAAGAAGTCCCTGGACGACGAGCTGAACATgttcaaacagaaaaagactgcTGCAGAGCTCTTGCAGAACCAGGCGCAGCAGGCAGGAGGCTCCACCACGCTCAAGAgggacaaagagaggaaaaa TTAA
- the sept6 gene encoding septin-6 isoform X3, with protein sequence MASTEIARQAGEGARAVPLAGHVGFDSMPDQLVNKSVNHGFCFNILCVGETGLGKSTLMDTLFNTKFEGEPTQHSQPGVTLKSNTYELQESNVRLKLTVVNTVGFGDQINKEDSYKPIVEFIDAQFEAYLQEELKIKRTLHSYHDTRIHACLYFIAPTGHSLKSLDLVTMKKLDSKVNIVPIVAKSDAISKSELAKFKIKITSELVSNGVQIYQFPTDDESVAEINSTMNSHLPFAVVGSTEEVKIGNKMVKARQYPWGTVQVENENHCDFVKLREMLIRVNMEDLREQTHTRHYELYRRCKLEEMGFKDTDPDSKPFSLQETYEAKRNEFMGELQKKEEEMRQMFVQRVKEKEAELKEAEKELHEKFDRLKKLHQDEKKKLEDKKKSLDDELNMFKQKKTAAELLQNQAQQAGGSTTLKRDKERKN encoded by the exons ATGGCGTCTACGGAGATAGCGAGACAGGCG ggTGAAGGTGCACGTGCTGTCCCCCTGGCCGGCCATGTTGGCTTTGACAGCATGCCTGACCAGCTGGTCAATAAGTCTGTCAACCACGGATTTTGTTTTAACATCCTCTGTGTCG GCGAGACGGGTCTGGGGAAGTCCACCCTGATGGACACACTGTTCAACACCAAGTTCGAGGGTGAGCCCACCCAGCACAGCCAGCCGGGAGTCACGCTCAAGTCCAACACCTATGAACTTCAGGAGAGCAACGTGCGCCTCAAACTCACCGTCGTTAACACCGTGGGCTTCGGGGACCAGATAAACAAAGAAGACAG TTACAAGCCTATCGTGGAGTTCATTGACGCCCAGTTTGAGGCATATCTACAGGAGGAGCTGAAGATTAAACGCACGCTACACAGCTACCACGACACCCGCATCCACGCATGTCTCTACTTCATCGCCCCCACGGGACACTCGCTCAAATCTCTGGATTTGGTGACCATGAAGAAACTTGATAGCAAG GTCAATATTGTTCCAATCGTTGCCAAATCAGACGCCATCTCCAAGAGCGAGCTGGCCAagttcaaaatcaaaatcaccaGTGAGCTGGTCAGCAACGGAGTACAGATCTACCAGTTCCCCACTGATGATGAGTCTGTCGCCGAGATCAACTCCACCATGAAC AGCCATTTGCCATTCGCTGTCGTGGGGAGCACAGAGGAAGTGAAGATTGGGAACAAGATGGTGAAGGCCAGGCAGTACCCCTGGGGGACAGTGCAGG TTGAAAATGAGAATCACTGTGACTTCGTCAAACTGCGAGAAATGCTAATCAGAGTGAACATGGAAGACCTGCGAGAGCAGACCCACACGCGTCACTACGAGCTCTACCGTCGCTGCAAACTAGAGGAGATGGGCTTTAAGGACACAGATCCTGACAGCAAGCCCTTCAG TCTTCAGGAGACTTATGAGGCAAAGAGGAACGAGTTCATGGGCGAGCtgcagaagaaagaagaagagatgagacAAATGTTCGTCCAAAGAGTCAAAGAGAAAGAGGCTGAGCTCaaagaagcagagaaagag CTGCATGAGAAGTTTGACCGCTTGAAGAAGCTTCACCAGGACGAGAAAAAGAAGCTTGAGGACAAGAAGAAGTCCCTGGACGACGAGCTGAACATgttcaaacagaaaaagactgcTGCAGAGCTCTTGCAGAACCAGGCGCAGCAGGCAGGAGGCTCCACCACGCTCAAGAgggacaaagagaggaaaaa CTGA